The Halonatronomonas betaini genome includes a region encoding these proteins:
- a CDS encoding MATE family efflux transporter: MVNLGQYYSIWNEAIVLAWPVVLNHIFTTAMRTTDMLLMGFFGPAAVTAVGLGDVWERLVLRFGLGLGTGSIALISQETGVEEVRSEAGSSDEVLSQVLLTGVVISLPFLLVGLLFSDFLIAILGAAPEVIQLGAEYLMIILAAAPFRMITLISDRSLQGTGDTRTPMVVNVISNVVNIVLSVGLALGVGPFPEIGVVGVGWGTFVAKLVAALMYLVIFTFSFSHLSLGLPDDGWDLIIVKQLFKISLPRILQGGYQSLITFPFNALVLLFGTEAAAAYHIARRVHQQLVAPLHRAYGTVTTIMTGKALGMDKPFESKKITDAMLWLTAITITAGGVVLFVGAPVLTGFFTDDPVTLNHSINFLRALGIGAPILTLYGVLSGLLSSAGDTRTPFYGLVISQTSFKLGLSYLLAVPAGIGLPGIFIGMVLDFIARAGWVARRYLSGDWADEARVMIDERHKSQN, from the coding sequence ATGGTTAACCTGGGACAGTATTATAGTATCTGGAATGAGGCAATAGTTCTTGCCTGGCCGGTAGTTCTCAATCATATTTTCACAACAGCTATGAGGACGACTGATATGCTTTTAATGGGATTTTTTGGGCCGGCGGCTGTTACTGCTGTTGGCCTGGGTGATGTCTGGGAACGGCTTGTTTTAAGATTTGGGCTTGGCCTGGGTACCGGGAGTATTGCCCTGATTTCCCAGGAGACCGGGGTTGAAGAGGTTAGAAGTGAAGCCGGGAGTTCCGATGAAGTCTTGTCTCAGGTTTTATTAACTGGTGTTGTAATTAGTCTGCCTTTTTTGCTGGTTGGTCTGCTTTTTTCAGATTTTCTAATAGCTATTTTAGGTGCGGCTCCAGAGGTTATTCAACTTGGAGCTGAGTATTTAATGATCATTCTGGCTGCTGCTCCTTTTAGAATGATAACTCTTATTTCTGACAGGTCATTACAGGGGACAGGCGATACCAGAACACCGATGGTTGTTAATGTGATAAGTAATGTTGTAAATATTGTGCTTTCAGTTGGCCTGGCTTTAGGAGTTGGGCCATTTCCTGAAATTGGAGTGGTTGGTGTTGGCTGGGGTACCTTTGTTGCCAAACTGGTGGCTGCTCTAATGTATCTTGTGATATTTACTTTTTCTTTTAGTCATTTAAGCCTGGGTCTGCCTGATGATGGCTGGGATTTAATAATCGTTAAACAGTTATTTAAGATTAGTCTGCCTAGAATACTCCAGGGCGGGTATCAGAGTCTGATTACATTTCCCTTTAATGCTTTAGTTTTACTCTTTGGAACTGAAGCTGCAGCGGCCTATCATATTGCCAGAAGGGTTCACCAGCAATTGGTGGCTCCCCTGCATAGAGCTTATGGCACTGTAACGACTATTATGACTGGCAAGGCTTTAGGGATGGATAAGCCTTTTGAAAGCAAAAAGATAACTGATGCTATGTTATGGCTGACAGCAATTACAATTACTGCCGGTGGAGTGGTTTTATTTGTGGGGGCACCGGTTCTAACAGGATTTTTCACTGATGATCCTGTAACTTTAAATCATAGTATCAACTTTTTGAGAGCTTTAGGGATTGGGGCGCCTATTTTAACCCTTTATGGAGTGCTTTCTGGCTTACTGTCATCTGCTGGAGATACAAGGACGCCATTTTACGGGCTGGTAATCAGCCAGACATCTTTTAAGTTAGGTTTAAGTTATTTGCTGGCAGTTCCAGCCGGGATTGGTTTGCCAGGAATATTTATAGGCATGGTCCTTGATTTTATAGCAAGAGCCGGCTGGGTTGCCAGAAGATATTTATCTGGTGACTGGGCAGATGAGGCAAGGGTTATGATTGATGAGCGACATAAAAGTCAGAATTAA
- a CDS encoding cytochrome c biogenesis protein, whose product MRDFLNKIEKYLFYLLGIIIPLSILAIFHYAPKERVMGDVQRIFYYHVGSAWVGFFAFFIVFIASILYLRKKETGYNRIALASAEIGVIFTTIVLGTGMLWGRSAWNTWWTWDPRLTTSLILWLMYLGYLFLRLALQDEENEKQQRLAAVFGIIAFVNVPLVFFSIRWWRTIHPVVIEVGGTGLSPRMIQVLIFSVLAITILYLQLISLKIKQLKNKERVEKIQNTLRRKEGMAP is encoded by the coding sequence ATGCGAGATTTTCTAAATAAAATTGAAAAATATCTATTCTACCTATTAGGAATAATAATCCCTTTATCAATTCTTGCCATCTTCCATTACGCCCCTAAAGAAAGGGTGATGGGCGATGTCCAGAGGATTTTCTATTATCATGTCGGTTCAGCCTGGGTAGGTTTCTTTGCATTCTTTATAGTTTTTATTGCAAGTATCCTTTATCTTCGGAAAAAAGAGACTGGATACAACCGAATTGCCCTGGCTTCAGCAGAAATAGGCGTTATATTTACAACAATAGTTTTAGGTACAGGTATGCTCTGGGGCCGTTCTGCCTGGAATACCTGGTGGACCTGGGATCCCAGGCTAACCACATCCTTAATACTCTGGCTTATGTATCTAGGTTACCTATTTCTCCGACTGGCTCTCCAGGATGAAGAAAACGAAAAACAGCAGCGCCTGGCCGCAGTTTTCGGAATCATAGCCTTTGTCAATGTTCCCCTGGTCTTTTTCTCTATCCGCTGGTGGAGAACAATCCATCCAGTAGTAATAGAAGTCGGCGGAACAGGCTTAAGCCCAAGGATGATCCAGGTTTTAATCTTTTCAGTCCTTGCTATCACAATTCTATACCTGCAACTGATTTCTCTTAAAATCAAGCAACTTAAAAATAAAGAAAGAGTTGAAAAGATCCAGAATACTTTAAGAAGAAAGGAGGGCATGGCTCCCTAA
- a CDS encoding heme exporter protein CcmB, producing the protein MEMLKTAILLIKKDIQLEKNTGQLSGAILLFALLAGTIFSMAFLPGQNQLQNFFPGIYWFTQIFAVMLVLNRSFIRDTENSCQTAILMAPISREMLLLARIFANYLLFLLLSVIISPVLFILFDAIPISGPFWLLPIVLLVNYGLASTGSLLAALATSTRISDILLPVLLLPVLIPLILAAIETTRVLYFSQLDYNQLYFWLLFMLIYNIISTLISYLLAPYLMTE; encoded by the coding sequence ATGGAGATGCTTAAGACAGCAATCTTACTAATAAAAAAAGATATCCAGTTAGAAAAAAATACCGGACAGCTTTCTGGTGCAATCCTGCTTTTTGCCCTGCTTGCAGGAACAATATTTAGCATGGCCTTTCTCCCGGGACAGAACCAGCTTCAAAACTTTTTCCCTGGAATCTACTGGTTTACCCAGATCTTTGCAGTGATGCTTGTTTTAAATAGATCATTTATCCGGGATACAGAAAATTCCTGCCAGACAGCCATCCTGATGGCCCCAATTTCCAGAGAGATGCTTCTACTGGCCAGAATCTTTGCTAATTATCTGCTTTTTTTATTATTATCAGTAATAATAAGTCCTGTACTTTTTATTCTTTTTGATGCAATCCCGATCTCAGGCCCATTCTGGCTACTACCTATTGTTTTACTGGTCAATTATGGCCTGGCATCAACAGGTTCCTTATTAGCAGCCCTGGCAACATCTACCAGAATCAGCGATATTCTATTACCGGTATTATTATTACCGGTCCTGATTCCCCTTATCCTTGCTGCTATCGAAACAACCCGGGTATTATATTTTAGCCAGTTAGATTACAACCAGCTCTACTTCTGGTTATTATTTATGCTCATTTACAATATTATCTCAACATTAATCAGCTATCTTTTAGCGCCATATTTAATGACCGAATAA